From the Anas platyrhynchos isolate ZD024472 breed Pekin duck chromosome 27, IASCAAS_PekinDuck_T2T, whole genome shotgun sequence genome, one window contains:
- the CNTN2 gene encoding contactin-2: protein MGGAVGFVCTSLAVVTCVVWCQAQSSSRTYGPVFEEQPAHTLFPEGSAEEKVTLACRARASPPATYRWKMNGTELKMEPDSRYRLVAGDLVISNPVKAKDAGSYQCVASNSRGTVVSREASLRFGFLQEFSAEERDPVKITEGWGVMFACSPPPHYPGLSYRWLLNEFPNFIPADGRRFVSQTTGNLYIAKTEASDLGNYSCFATSHIDFITKSVFSKFSRLSLAAEDARQYAPSIKARFPADTYALAGQMVTLECFAFGNPVPRIKWRKLDGSQASKWISSEPLLQIQDVGFEDEGTYECEAENIKGRDTYQGRIIIQAQPEWLKVITDTEADIGSDLRWSCAAAGKPRPAVRWLRDGQPLTSQNRIEVSGGELRFSKLVLEDSGMYQCVAENKHGTVYASAELTVQALAPDFRLNPVKRLIPAARSGKVIIPCQPRAAPKATVLWTKGTELLINSSRVTITADGTLILQNISKSDEGKYTCFAENFMGKANSTGILSVRDATKITLAPSSADINVGENLTLQCHASHDPTMDLTFTWSLDDFPIDFDKSEGHYRRASVKEAVGDLTILNTQLKHSGRYTCTAQTVVDSASESATLTVRGPPGPPGGVVVRDIGDTSVQLSWSRGFDNHSPIARYLVEARTLLSNKWKQMRTNPVNIEGNAETAQVVNLIPWMDYEFRVLASNILGVGEPSLPSSKIRTKEAAPTVAPSGLGGGGGAPNELIINWTPTLRDYQNGDGFGYILSFRKKGTQGWLTARVPHAESLHYVYRNESIGPYTPFEVKIKAYNRKGEGPESLTAVVYSAEEEPKVAPSRVTAKAVLSSEMDVSWEPVEQGDMTGVLLGYEIRYWKDGDKEEAADRVRTAGLVTSAHVTGLNPNTKYHVSVRAYNRAGTGPPSPSTNVTTTKPPPRRPPGNISWTFSGSTVSIKWDPVVAHTDESAVTGYKMLYRQDSHSAPTLYLASKSRIDIPVPEDFTHAFVQIRVTGPGGDGVPAEVHILRNSGTSMMVEDSVTRPVPHAVIVANSLVMLALIGYLEL, encoded by the exons ATGGGAGGCGCCGTGGGATTTGTCTGCACGTCCCTGGCTGTTGTCACCTGCGTGG TTTGGTGCCAAGCCCAGAGTAGCAGCAGGACCTACGGCCCCGTGTTCGAGGAGCAGCCTGCCCACACCCTCTTCCCTGAAGGCTCGGCAGAAGAGAAAGTGACGCTGGCTTGTCGAGCAAGAGCCAGTCCTCCTGCGACCTACAG GTGGAAGATGAACGGCACGGAGCTGAAGATGGAGCCAGATTCCCGTTACCGGCTGGTTGCAGGCGACCTGGTGATAAGCAACCCCGTAAAAGCCAAGGACGCCGGCTCCTACCAGTGCGTGGCGTCGAACTCCAGGGGCACGGTGGTGAGCAGGGAAGCCTCCCTGCGCTTTGGCT TTTTGCAGGAATTCTCTGCCGAAGAGCGAGACCCCGTGAAGATTACGGAAGGCTGGGGAGTGATGTtcgcctgcagccccccgccccATTACCCAG GCTTGTCCTACCGATGGCTTCTGAACGAGTTTCCCAACTTCATCCCAGCCGACGGAAGGCGTTTCGTCTCTCAGACCACAGGAAACCTTTACATCGCCAAGACGGAGGCTTCCGACCTGGGGAACTACTCCTGCTTTGCCACCAGCCACATCGACTTCATCACCAAGAGCGTTTTCAGCAAGTTCTCCCGgctcagcctggctgcagagg ACGCCAGGCAGTATGCACCCAGCATAAAAGCCAGGTTTCCTGCAGACACCTACGCTCTGGCCGGGCAGATGGTGACTTTGGAGTGCTTTGCCTTTGGAAA CCCCGTTCCTCGGATAAAGTGGAGGAAGCTGGACGGTTCGCAGGCCTCCAAGTGGATCTCCAGCGAGCCCCTCCTGCAGATCCAGGACGTTGGCTTTGAGGATGAAGGCACTTACGAGTGTGAGGCTGAAAACATCAAAGGGAGGGACACCTACCAGGGCCGCATCATCATTCAAG CTCAGCCCGAGTGGCTGAAGGTGATCACGGACACGGAAGCCGACATCGGGTCCGACCTGCGCTGGAGCTGCGCGGCGGCCGGCAAACCCCGGCCGGCGGTGCGTTGGCTGCGGGACGGGCAGCCGCTCACCTCCCAG AACCGCATCGAAGTGAGCGGTGGAGAGCTGAGATTTTCCAAGCTAGTCCTGGAGGACTCTGGCATGTATCAGTGTGTGGCTGAGAACAAGCATGGCACAGTGTATGCAAGTGCTGAATTAACAGTGCAAG CCTTAGCACCAGATTTTAGACTAAACCCAGTGAAACGACTGATACCTGCAGCCCGCAGCGGGAAGGTCATCATCCCGTGCCAACCAAGAGCAGCACCAAAAGCCACTGTGCTCTGGACCAAAGGGACTGAACTTCTGATCAACAGTAGCAG GGTGACTATTACCGCAGACGGCACCTTGATCCTGCAGAACATAAGCAAATCTGATGAGGGGAAGTATACCTGCTTTGCTGAGAATTTCATGGGCAAAGCCAACAGCACGGGAATCCTCTCCGTTCGAG ATGCCACCAAAATCACGTTGGCACCATCTAGCGCCGACATCAACGTCGGTGAGAACCTCACCCTGCAATGCCACGCGTCCCACGACCCAACCATGGACCTGACTTTCACCTGGTCGCTGGATGATTTCCCCATCGACTTCGACAAGTCGGAGGGGCACTACCGGCGCGCCAGCGTG AAGGAAGCCGTCGGGGACCTCACCATCCTCAACACGCAGCTGAAGCACTCGGGGCGGTACACGTGCACAGCCCAGACAGTCGTGGACAGCGCTTCGGAGTCAGCCACGCTGACTGTCAGAG GACCTCCAGGCCCCCCCGGGGGCGTGGTGGTGAGAGACATCGGTGACACCAGCGTGCAGCTGAGCTGGAGCCGTGGCTTTGACAACCACAGCCCCATCGCCAGGTACCTGGTGGAGGCCCGGACCCTGCTCTCCAACAAGTGGAAGCAGATGCGCACCA ATCCTGTAAACATCGAGGGCAACGCCGAGACAGCCCAGGTGGTGAACCTCATCCCCTGGATGGATTACGAGTTTCGGGTCCTAGCGAGCAACATTCTGGGAGTCGGGGAGCCGAGCTTACCCTCCAGCAAAATCCGCACCAAAGAAGCAG CACCCACTGTGGCACCATCTGGgctcggcggcggcggaggggcTCCCAACGAGCTTATCATCAACTGGACG CCCACACTACGGGACTACCAGAACGGGGACGGCTTCGGCTACATCCTGTCGTTTCGCAAGAAGGGCACCCAGGGGTGGCTCACCGCACGGGTGCCTCACGCGGAGTCCCTGCACTACGTGTACCGCAACGAGAGCATCGGGCCCTACACCCCCTTCGAAGTGAAGATCAAAGCATACAACAGGAAAGGAGAGGGCCCCGAGAGCCTCACTGCCGTCGTGTACTCTGCAGAAGAAG AACCAAAAGTGGCTCCGTCCAGAGTTACGGCCAAGGCTGTCCTGTCCTCGGAGATGGACGTGTCCTGGGAGCCGGTGGAGCAGGGAGACATGACCGGCGTGCTTCTGGGCTACGAG ATCCGGTACTGGAAGGATGGCGACAAGGAGGAGGCAGCTGACAGAGTGCGAACAGCCGGGCTGGTCACATCAGCTCACGTAACTGGCCTAAACCCCAACACGAAATACCACGTCTCGGTCAGAGCTTACAACCGCGCTGGGACcgggccccccagcccctccaccaACGTCACCACCACGAAGCCAC CTCCAAGGAGGCCACCTGGCAACATTTCCTGGACTTTTTCGGGGTCTACGGTCAGCATCAAGTGGGACCCCGTGGTGGCACACACGGATGAGTCTGCGGTTACGGGGTACAAG ATGCTCTACCGGCAGGATTCCCACTCCGCTCCCACGCTGTACCTGGCCAGCAAGAGCCGGATCGACATCCCGGTCCCTGAAGATTTCACTCATGCCTTCGTGCAGATCCGGGTGACGGGGCCAGGGGGAGACGGGGTCCCCGCTGAAGTTCACATCCTGCGGAACAGCG GGACGAGTATGATGGTGGAGGACTCGGTGACGAGGCCGGTGCCGCACGCTGTCATCGTCGCCAACTCGCTCGTAATGCTGGCCCTGATCGGCTACCTGGAGCTCTGA